One part of the Paramormyrops kingsleyae isolate MSU_618 chromosome 2, PKINGS_0.4, whole genome shotgun sequence genome encodes these proteins:
- the LOC111858701 gene encoding protein crumbs homolog 2 isoform X1 — protein sequence MSHIEAPALSQDYLILSQKQAFQGTDASNWPVVCVYRYPAMDWHPVQGVPQPCALRWTGIPSRVYPSPVPCDGLASRPGCTPALCPAMDWHHVQGVPRLKLHSIAGIASTALAESCTSSPCQNGGTCESVGGGYVCRCPQEEPRYTGRDCGELYDACAFVACPNCTSTPGTDLYSCPCPVGSHGDGCQTPISSCSGDPCHNNGSCREVGHGFECVCPPGFWGIFCEQELNECLSEPCRNGAICVDAHGTYQCFCVPGFQGNNCEIDINECASRPCENNGTCVNGKDRYECLCPPGFTGVNCEVDIDECESSPCQNGATCYDNVDLYICDCLPGFAGWNCEIDIDECTSQPCHNQGHCLDLVDSYKCDCSNTGYTGLFCEEEILECLSNPCQNSATCQEEVNGYKCLCWPGYEGAHCEVDVDECADEPCVNGGTCLERSDASWYRDGVGFSYATAEGYDCICLAGFTGETCSVDVDECQSLPCLNGGTCMDLTDAYQCICPPGFTGADCQLDINECLSEPCQNGASCLDLHAGYTCRCPRPEPGQAPWGGTHCEVLLTGCEDHQCQNGATCWPLLEGGRHSYECKCPRGLRGQHCDEVTTFSLTSDPVFVSVASLTAGPAEDALRFRTTLPDGILLYRGHEDGHITLEIVGGHLIAQAHYRGTVLAHVSLLGRVNDGEWHGVRMSAHGNLTLLLTSPVCDVQLCQAESADVGALGVSAWMAVGGTHQHVLNGTQSRAGFVGCMEDLHVASAPILPRQLLGNVTQGCHRTEWCHPDPCSGRGRCHDLWTSFRCACDRPFLGARCQDEHPSWTFGHEDELSHAIFLIPAGRGANFTISFLLRSLKPDGLVFQLRRGGLEYFTVFLHDGAVQVAPWWPASAPRIVVATGEWWLLALEVWHGTVSLQVSGHPAWAGTLPGGMGVSLEVGDVAFVGGLPAGGATSWGGHFKGCLQDLRLGDVHLDPLDITLEEAGLARYPPNGTNAVQLGCRSDDACRSHTTGVALCQNGGVCMVTWNDFICVCPSNFTGKRCERLVWCSTDPCPLGSSCVDLDDGYECLADATFASDSLEYEAHGSSALSVTGVSLNLRTREEIAVLLRASTRGGFFSMALLNSSLLVTIRAGNSLETLSLTSQQRVSDGTWHHVLVSMTDQGGASSSWSIVVDGQLSGTSPHASDCLGLVNETSVLLAENFTGCLREVRVGGVYLPFADGPEPPQQMKFLRKVGGHVHLGCSGAPVCLSQPCLNNGTCEDLFNLFECTCAPGWRGRHCQEDVDECASSPCLRGACRDLPAAFHCECPPGYGGDACEEDLDDCQGHHCQNGATCQDGMNHYSCVCPLNFTGTFCQWMHALPRCDGDVQCANGGLCTDGDWGANCTCRPGFTGDRCEEEVDGCQSDPCLHGGTCLSHTGGFQCSCVPGFVGLRCETRKQEHMEGIPLLMVAIPLACCCLLLAAIGLAFAVLTARKKRQSEGTYSPSQQEVAGARLEMDSVLKVPPEERLI from the exons ATGTCTCACATTGAGGCACCTGCACTTTCGCAagattatcttatcttatctcaAAAGCAAGCATTTCAGGGAACTGATGCATCCAACTGGCCTGTAGTGTGTGTATACAGGTACCCagccatggactggcatcccgtccagggtgtaccccagccctgtgccctgcgatggactggcatcccgtccagggtgtaccccagccctgtgccctgcgatggactggcatcccgtccagggtgtaccccagccctgtgccctgcgatggactggcatcatgtccagggtgtaccccgcctTAAGCTGCATTCCATTGCAG GGATCGCCTCCACGGCGCTGGCAGAGAGCTGCACGTCCTCCCCGTGCCAAAACGGTGGCACCTGCGAgagcgtgggggggggttacgtgTGCCGCTGCCCGCAGGAGGAGCCGCGCTACACGGGCCGGGACTGCGGAGAGCTGTATGACGCCTGCGCCTTCGTCGCCTGTCCCAACTGCACCAGCACGCCTGGCACGGACCTCTACTCTTGCCCGTGTCCGGTTGGTTCCCATGGCGACGGCTGCCAGACCCCCATCTCCAGCTGCTCTGGGGACCCCTGCCACAACAACGGCAGCTGCAGGGAGGTGGGCCACGGGTTCGAGTGCGTGTGCCCCCCCGGCTTCTGGGGGATCTTCTGCGAACAGGAACTGAACGAGTGCCTGTCGGAGCCGTGCAGGAATGGTGCCATCTGTGTGGACGCCCATGGCACCTACCAGTGCTTCTGCGTGCCTGGTTTCCAGGGCAACAACTGCGAGATCGACATTAACGAGTGCGCCTCACGGCCCTGCGAGAACAACGGCACCTGCGTGAATGGGAAGGACCGCTATGAGTGCTTGTGTCCACCAGGGTTCACTG GAGTGAACTGTGAGGTGGACATAGACGAGTGCGAGTCCAGCCCCTGCCAGAATGGTGCCACCTGCTACGACAACGTGGACCTGTACATCTGCGACTGCCTGCCGGGGTTCGCCGGCTGGAACTGCGAGATCGACATCGACGAGTGCACCAGTCAGCCCTGCCACAACCAGGGCCACTGCCTCGATTTGGTGGACAG TTATAAGTGTGACTGCAGTAACACCGGATACACCGGCCTCTTCTGCGAAGAGGAAATCCTGGAATGCTTATCGAACCCGTGTCAGAACAGCGCCACCTGTCAGGAGGAGGTCAATGGCTACAAGTGTCTCTGCTGGCCAG GTTACGAGGGCGCGCACTGCGAGGTAGACGTCGACGAGTGCGCGGACGAGCCATGCGTGAACGGCGGCACCTGCCTGGAGCGATCGGACGCCTCCTGGTACCGTGACGGCGTTGGCTTCAGCTATGCCACGGCGGAGGGCTACGACTGCATCTGTCTGGCCGGATTCACAG GGGAAACCTGCTCGGTGGACGTGGACGAATGCCAGTCCCTGCCCTGTCTGAACGGAGGGACGTGCATGGATCTAACCGACGCTTATCAGTGCATATGTCCGCCTGGGTTCACAG GTGCGGACTGTCAGCTGGACATCAACGAGTGCCTGAGCGAGCCATGCCAGAACGGGGCATCCTGTCTGGACCTCCATGCTGGCTACACCTGCCGGTGCCCCCGGCCCGAGCCCGGCCAGGCTCCCTGGGGTGGCACCCACTGCGAGGTGCTCTTAACCGGCTGCGAGGACCACCAATGCCAGAacggcgccacctgctggccgcTCCTGGAAGGCGGGAGACACAGTTACGAGTGCAAGTGCCCACGAGGCCTAAGGGGCCAGCACTGTGATGAGGTCACCACCTTCTCCTTGACCTCTGACCCAGTGTTTGTCTCGGTGGCCAGCCTGACAGCAGGCCCGGCTGAGGATGCCCTGCGCTTCCGCACCACCCTCCCAGATGGCATCCTGCTCTACAGGGGCCACGAGGATGGCCACATCACCCTGGAGATCGTGGGCGGCCACCTCATCGCTCAGGCCCATTACAGAGGTACAGTGCTGGCCCACGTCAGCCTGCTGGGCCGGGTCAATGACGGGGAGTGGCACGGCGTCCGCATGAGCGCCCATGGGAACCTCACGCTGCTTCTGACCAGTCCGGTGTGCGATGTCCAGCTCTGCCAAGCGGAGAGTGCTGATGTTGGGGCCCTGGGGGTGTCGGCGTGGATGGCCGTGGGCGGCACCCACCAGCACGTCCTGAACGGTACACAGAGCAGGGCGGGCTTTGTCGGCTGTATGGAGGACCTGCATGTCGCCTCGGCGCCCATCCTTCCACGTCAGCTGCTGGGGAACGTGACGCAGGGCTGCCACCGCACAGAGTGGTGCCATCCGGACCCATGCTCTGGACGTGGGCGCTGCCACGACCTGTGGACCAGCTTTCGCTGTGCCTGTGACCGGCCCTTCCTTGGGGCCCGCTGCCAGGACG AGCACCCTTCGTGGACGTTCGGCCATGAGGATGAACTGAGCCACGCCATATTCCTCATTCCCGCCGGCCGCGGAGCCAACTTCACCATCTCATTCCTTCTTCGTTCGCTGAAGCCGGACGGTTTGGTGTTCCAGCTGCGGCGGGGGGGCCTTGAGTACTTCACCGTGTTCCTGCATGATGGCGCAGTGCAGgtggccccctggtggccggcTTCCGCCCCCCGCATTGTGGTCGCCACCGGGGAGTGGTGGCTGCTGGCCCTTGAGGTGTGGCACGGCACCGTGTCCCTGCAGGTGTCAGGCCACCCCGCCTGGGCTGGGACCCTCCCCGGGGGTATGGGGGTGTCGCTGGAGGTGGGGGACGTGGCTTTCGTTGGGGGCCTTCCTGCGGGGGGTGCCACGTCCTGGGGGGGGCACTTCAAGGGCTGCCTGCAGGACCTACGTCTGGGCGACGTGCATCTGGACCCGCTGGACATCACGCTTGAGGAAGCCGGTCTCGCCCGCTATCCACCAAATGGGACGAACGCCGTCCAGCTGGGCTGCAGGAGTGACGACGCCTGCCGGTCACATACCACAGGG GTGGCGCTGTGCCAGAATGGAGGGGTGTGTATGGTCACCTGGAATGACTTCATCTGTGTCTGTCCCTCCAATTTCACGGGGAAAAGGTGCGAGAGGCTGGTTTGGTGTAGCACTGACCCTTGCCCTCTAGGAAGCAGCTGTGTCGACCTCGACGATGGATATGAAT GTCTTGCCGACGCCACGTTCGCCAGCGACTCCCTGGAGTACGAGGCTCACGGCTCCTCAGCCCTCTCTGTGACTGGTGTGTCCCTGAATCTGCGGACACGCGAGGAAATCGCCGTACTCCTGCGTGCCTCCACCAGGGGGGGCTTCTTCAGCATGGCCCTGCTGAACTCGTCCCTGCTGGTGACAATTCGTGCAGGGAACAGCCTGGAGACGCTGTCATTGACCAGCCAGCAGCGAGTCTCGGACGGCACCTGGCATCATGTGCTGGTCTCCATGACTGACCAGGGGGGGGCGTCGTCTTCATGGAGCATCGTCGTGGATGGCCAGCTCAGCGGCACCAGCCCCCACGCCTCTGACTGCCTAGGATTGGTCAATGAGACGTCCGTCTTGCTGGCTGAGAACTTCACGGGCTGTCTGCGGGAGGTGAGGGTGGGTGGGGTGTACCTGCCTTTCGCAGATGGTCCGGAGCCCCCCCAGCAAATGAAGTTCCTCAggaaggtgggggggcatgTCCATCTGGGCTGCTCTGGCGCCCCCGTGTGCCTCTCCCAGCCGTGTCTGAACAACGGCACGTGTGAGGACCTCTTCAACCTGTTCGAGTGCACCTGCGCCCCAGGCTGGCGGGGCCGGCACTGCCAGGAGGACGTGGATGAGTGCGCCTCCTCCCCATGCCTGCGGGGGGCGTGCCGTGACCTACCGGCCGCCTTCCACTGCGAGTGCCCCCCTGGCTATGGGGGCGATGCCTGTGAGGAGGACCTGGACGACTGCCAGGGGCATCACTGCCAGAACGGGGCGACCTGCCAGGATGGCATGAACCACTACAGCTGTGTCTGCCCACTCAACTTCACCGGAACATTCTGCCA gTGGATGCACGCACTCCCACGGTGTGACGGTGACGTGCAGTGTGCAAACGGGGGCCTCTGTACCGACGGAGACTGGGGAGCCAACTGTACCTGCAGGCCGGGCTTCACGGGCGACAG GTGCGAGGAGGAGGTGGACGGCTGCCAGTCTGACCCTTGCCTGCACGGCGGTACCTGCCTCAGCCACACCGGCGGGTTCCAGTGCAGCTGTGTGCCTGGCTTCGTCGGACTGCGCTGCGAGACCAGA AAACAGGAGCACATGGAAGGCATCCCCCTGCTGATGGTGGCCATCCCCCtggcctgctgctgcctcctgctggccgccaTCGGCCTTGCCTTCGCCGTGCTCACAGCCCGTAAGAAGCGCCAGTCGGAGGGCACCTACAGTCCCAGCCAGCAGGAGGTGGCAGGGGCACGCCTGGAGATGGACAGCGTGCTGAAGGTGCCCCCAGAGGAGCGCCTCATCTga
- the LOC111858701 gene encoding protein crumbs homolog 2 isoform X2 — MLFRSCEFWDNSRGMYFRRRVPGWLLITALLLYWGIASTALAESCTSSPCQNGGTCESVGGGYVCRCPQEEPRYTGRDCGELYDACAFVACPNCTSTPGTDLYSCPCPVGSHGDGCQTPISSCSGDPCHNNGSCREVGHGFECVCPPGFWGIFCEQELNECLSEPCRNGAICVDAHGTYQCFCVPGFQGNNCEIDINECASRPCENNGTCVNGKDRYECLCPPGFTGVNCEVDIDECESSPCQNGATCYDNVDLYICDCLPGFAGWNCEIDIDECTSQPCHNQGHCLDLVDSYKCDCSNTGYTGLFCEEEILECLSNPCQNSATCQEEVNGYKCLCWPGYEGAHCEVDVDECADEPCVNGGTCLERSDASWYRDGVGFSYATAEGYDCICLAGFTGETCSVDVDECQSLPCLNGGTCMDLTDAYQCICPPGFTGADCQLDINECLSEPCQNGASCLDLHAGYTCRCPRPEPGQAPWGGTHCEVLLTGCEDHQCQNGATCWPLLEGGRHSYECKCPRGLRGQHCDEVTTFSLTSDPVFVSVASLTAGPAEDALRFRTTLPDGILLYRGHEDGHITLEIVGGHLIAQAHYRGTVLAHVSLLGRVNDGEWHGVRMSAHGNLTLLLTSPVCDVQLCQAESADVGALGVSAWMAVGGTHQHVLNGTQSRAGFVGCMEDLHVASAPILPRQLLGNVTQGCHRTEWCHPDPCSGRGRCHDLWTSFRCACDRPFLGARCQDEHPSWTFGHEDELSHAIFLIPAGRGANFTISFLLRSLKPDGLVFQLRRGGLEYFTVFLHDGAVQVAPWWPASAPRIVVATGEWWLLALEVWHGTVSLQVSGHPAWAGTLPGGMGVSLEVGDVAFVGGLPAGGATSWGGHFKGCLQDLRLGDVHLDPLDITLEEAGLARYPPNGTNAVQLGCRSDDACRSHTTGVALCQNGGVCMVTWNDFICVCPSNFTGKRCERLVWCSTDPCPLGSSCVDLDDGYECLADATFASDSLEYEAHGSSALSVTGVSLNLRTREEIAVLLRASTRGGFFSMALLNSSLLVTIRAGNSLETLSLTSQQRVSDGTWHHVLVSMTDQGGASSSWSIVVDGQLSGTSPHASDCLGLVNETSVLLAENFTGCLREVRVGGVYLPFADGPEPPQQMKFLRKVGGHVHLGCSGAPVCLSQPCLNNGTCEDLFNLFECTCAPGWRGRHCQEDVDECASSPCLRGACRDLPAAFHCECPPGYGGDACEEDLDDCQGHHCQNGATCQDGMNHYSCVCPLNFTGTFCQWMHALPRCDGDVQCANGGLCTDGDWGANCTCRPGFTGDRCEEEVDGCQSDPCLHGGTCLSHTGGFQCSCVPGFVGLRCETRKQEHMEGIPLLMVAIPLACCCLLLAAIGLAFAVLTARKKRQSEGTYSPSQQEVAGARLEMDSVLKVPPEERLI; from the exons ATGCTTTTTCGGAGCTGCGAGTTCTGGGACAATTCGAGGGGGATGTACTTTCGGAGGAGAGTTCCAGGCTGGTTGCTGATCACAGCGTTGCTGCTTTACTGGG GGATCGCCTCCACGGCGCTGGCAGAGAGCTGCACGTCCTCCCCGTGCCAAAACGGTGGCACCTGCGAgagcgtgggggggggttacgtgTGCCGCTGCCCGCAGGAGGAGCCGCGCTACACGGGCCGGGACTGCGGAGAGCTGTATGACGCCTGCGCCTTCGTCGCCTGTCCCAACTGCACCAGCACGCCTGGCACGGACCTCTACTCTTGCCCGTGTCCGGTTGGTTCCCATGGCGACGGCTGCCAGACCCCCATCTCCAGCTGCTCTGGGGACCCCTGCCACAACAACGGCAGCTGCAGGGAGGTGGGCCACGGGTTCGAGTGCGTGTGCCCCCCCGGCTTCTGGGGGATCTTCTGCGAACAGGAACTGAACGAGTGCCTGTCGGAGCCGTGCAGGAATGGTGCCATCTGTGTGGACGCCCATGGCACCTACCAGTGCTTCTGCGTGCCTGGTTTCCAGGGCAACAACTGCGAGATCGACATTAACGAGTGCGCCTCACGGCCCTGCGAGAACAACGGCACCTGCGTGAATGGGAAGGACCGCTATGAGTGCTTGTGTCCACCAGGGTTCACTG GAGTGAACTGTGAGGTGGACATAGACGAGTGCGAGTCCAGCCCCTGCCAGAATGGTGCCACCTGCTACGACAACGTGGACCTGTACATCTGCGACTGCCTGCCGGGGTTCGCCGGCTGGAACTGCGAGATCGACATCGACGAGTGCACCAGTCAGCCCTGCCACAACCAGGGCCACTGCCTCGATTTGGTGGACAG TTATAAGTGTGACTGCAGTAACACCGGATACACCGGCCTCTTCTGCGAAGAGGAAATCCTGGAATGCTTATCGAACCCGTGTCAGAACAGCGCCACCTGTCAGGAGGAGGTCAATGGCTACAAGTGTCTCTGCTGGCCAG GTTACGAGGGCGCGCACTGCGAGGTAGACGTCGACGAGTGCGCGGACGAGCCATGCGTGAACGGCGGCACCTGCCTGGAGCGATCGGACGCCTCCTGGTACCGTGACGGCGTTGGCTTCAGCTATGCCACGGCGGAGGGCTACGACTGCATCTGTCTGGCCGGATTCACAG GGGAAACCTGCTCGGTGGACGTGGACGAATGCCAGTCCCTGCCCTGTCTGAACGGAGGGACGTGCATGGATCTAACCGACGCTTATCAGTGCATATGTCCGCCTGGGTTCACAG GTGCGGACTGTCAGCTGGACATCAACGAGTGCCTGAGCGAGCCATGCCAGAACGGGGCATCCTGTCTGGACCTCCATGCTGGCTACACCTGCCGGTGCCCCCGGCCCGAGCCCGGCCAGGCTCCCTGGGGTGGCACCCACTGCGAGGTGCTCTTAACCGGCTGCGAGGACCACCAATGCCAGAacggcgccacctgctggccgcTCCTGGAAGGCGGGAGACACAGTTACGAGTGCAAGTGCCCACGAGGCCTAAGGGGCCAGCACTGTGATGAGGTCACCACCTTCTCCTTGACCTCTGACCCAGTGTTTGTCTCGGTGGCCAGCCTGACAGCAGGCCCGGCTGAGGATGCCCTGCGCTTCCGCACCACCCTCCCAGATGGCATCCTGCTCTACAGGGGCCACGAGGATGGCCACATCACCCTGGAGATCGTGGGCGGCCACCTCATCGCTCAGGCCCATTACAGAGGTACAGTGCTGGCCCACGTCAGCCTGCTGGGCCGGGTCAATGACGGGGAGTGGCACGGCGTCCGCATGAGCGCCCATGGGAACCTCACGCTGCTTCTGACCAGTCCGGTGTGCGATGTCCAGCTCTGCCAAGCGGAGAGTGCTGATGTTGGGGCCCTGGGGGTGTCGGCGTGGATGGCCGTGGGCGGCACCCACCAGCACGTCCTGAACGGTACACAGAGCAGGGCGGGCTTTGTCGGCTGTATGGAGGACCTGCATGTCGCCTCGGCGCCCATCCTTCCACGTCAGCTGCTGGGGAACGTGACGCAGGGCTGCCACCGCACAGAGTGGTGCCATCCGGACCCATGCTCTGGACGTGGGCGCTGCCACGACCTGTGGACCAGCTTTCGCTGTGCCTGTGACCGGCCCTTCCTTGGGGCCCGCTGCCAGGACG AGCACCCTTCGTGGACGTTCGGCCATGAGGATGAACTGAGCCACGCCATATTCCTCATTCCCGCCGGCCGCGGAGCCAACTTCACCATCTCATTCCTTCTTCGTTCGCTGAAGCCGGACGGTTTGGTGTTCCAGCTGCGGCGGGGGGGCCTTGAGTACTTCACCGTGTTCCTGCATGATGGCGCAGTGCAGgtggccccctggtggccggcTTCCGCCCCCCGCATTGTGGTCGCCACCGGGGAGTGGTGGCTGCTGGCCCTTGAGGTGTGGCACGGCACCGTGTCCCTGCAGGTGTCAGGCCACCCCGCCTGGGCTGGGACCCTCCCCGGGGGTATGGGGGTGTCGCTGGAGGTGGGGGACGTGGCTTTCGTTGGGGGCCTTCCTGCGGGGGGTGCCACGTCCTGGGGGGGGCACTTCAAGGGCTGCCTGCAGGACCTACGTCTGGGCGACGTGCATCTGGACCCGCTGGACATCACGCTTGAGGAAGCCGGTCTCGCCCGCTATCCACCAAATGGGACGAACGCCGTCCAGCTGGGCTGCAGGAGTGACGACGCCTGCCGGTCACATACCACAGGG GTGGCGCTGTGCCAGAATGGAGGGGTGTGTATGGTCACCTGGAATGACTTCATCTGTGTCTGTCCCTCCAATTTCACGGGGAAAAGGTGCGAGAGGCTGGTTTGGTGTAGCACTGACCCTTGCCCTCTAGGAAGCAGCTGTGTCGACCTCGACGATGGATATGAAT GTCTTGCCGACGCCACGTTCGCCAGCGACTCCCTGGAGTACGAGGCTCACGGCTCCTCAGCCCTCTCTGTGACTGGTGTGTCCCTGAATCTGCGGACACGCGAGGAAATCGCCGTACTCCTGCGTGCCTCCACCAGGGGGGGCTTCTTCAGCATGGCCCTGCTGAACTCGTCCCTGCTGGTGACAATTCGTGCAGGGAACAGCCTGGAGACGCTGTCATTGACCAGCCAGCAGCGAGTCTCGGACGGCACCTGGCATCATGTGCTGGTCTCCATGACTGACCAGGGGGGGGCGTCGTCTTCATGGAGCATCGTCGTGGATGGCCAGCTCAGCGGCACCAGCCCCCACGCCTCTGACTGCCTAGGATTGGTCAATGAGACGTCCGTCTTGCTGGCTGAGAACTTCACGGGCTGTCTGCGGGAGGTGAGGGTGGGTGGGGTGTACCTGCCTTTCGCAGATGGTCCGGAGCCCCCCCAGCAAATGAAGTTCCTCAggaaggtgggggggcatgTCCATCTGGGCTGCTCTGGCGCCCCCGTGTGCCTCTCCCAGCCGTGTCTGAACAACGGCACGTGTGAGGACCTCTTCAACCTGTTCGAGTGCACCTGCGCCCCAGGCTGGCGGGGCCGGCACTGCCAGGAGGACGTGGATGAGTGCGCCTCCTCCCCATGCCTGCGGGGGGCGTGCCGTGACCTACCGGCCGCCTTCCACTGCGAGTGCCCCCCTGGCTATGGGGGCGATGCCTGTGAGGAGGACCTGGACGACTGCCAGGGGCATCACTGCCAGAACGGGGCGACCTGCCAGGATGGCATGAACCACTACAGCTGTGTCTGCCCACTCAACTTCACCGGAACATTCTGCCA gTGGATGCACGCACTCCCACGGTGTGACGGTGACGTGCAGTGTGCAAACGGGGGCCTCTGTACCGACGGAGACTGGGGAGCCAACTGTACCTGCAGGCCGGGCTTCACGGGCGACAG GTGCGAGGAGGAGGTGGACGGCTGCCAGTCTGACCCTTGCCTGCACGGCGGTACCTGCCTCAGCCACACCGGCGGGTTCCAGTGCAGCTGTGTGCCTGGCTTCGTCGGACTGCGCTGCGAGACCAGA AAACAGGAGCACATGGAAGGCATCCCCCTGCTGATGGTGGCCATCCCCCtggcctgctgctgcctcctgctggccgccaTCGGCCTTGCCTTCGCCGTGCTCACAGCCCGTAAGAAGCGCCAGTCGGAGGGCACCTACAGTCCCAGCCAGCAGGAGGTGGCAGGGGCACGCCTGGAGATGGACAGCGTGCTGAAGGTGCCCCCAGAGGAGCGCCTCATCTga